In the Mytilus galloprovincialis chromosome 10, xbMytGall1.hap1.1, whole genome shotgun sequence genome, one interval contains:
- the LOC143049834 gene encoding transmembrane protein 161B-like, with product MAILGVQLVLSLIMFSFLQKLGPYYSFGRWLLCNRLVRYLHPTDEDLKKAAGISNVPKGKGKNKKHEKKGGGKNNTQSDTFTIPRSTDIFLDTAKVEAIDLVSLHFYSDFQWLMEFGLCSLVVYIITEVYYAFWPKNELNISMLWCLLVVIFCFRILISQAAVYFKSEEGGERILCVTFGFFFLVLAMGILVIDEKILEFGLEPGYQNFSEGAESFLKQQGIDSQGPITFMTFKIILAIICSITGALLTFPGLRYAKVHLDTLNYVKESPFKQALLHLNFIMPLVIILLWVKPVGRDIICAKNWQVNFKLLHEDAFEVVRLSLIVLLFVLRLVLMPPHMQAHLNLAYEHVQRMKKETGRISNLDLQRMIARVFYYLCVVAIQYILPCLLLLFMVFLQKTLGNYSWSDLAGENAHNYFEGKSMSAQAMFTERGKSTGDAVSDTTAQFTWAVSNLRQVFSPTWYRGLFGFLTWWMTTAWFTSTTFGLYYYSKVATQ from the coding sequence ATGGCTATATTAGGAGTACAACTAGTCCTTAGTCTGATCATGTTCAGCTTTCTACAGAAGCTTGGTCCGTATTACTCATTTGGGCGATGGCTATTGTGCAATAGACTTGTCAGATATTTGCATCCAACAGATGAAGATCTGAAAAAAGCTGCTGGGATATCAAATGTTCCGAAGGgtaaaggaaaaaataaaaaacatgaaaagaaAGGAGGAGGGAAGAACAATACACAGTCAGATACTTTCACGATTCCTCGATCAACAGATATTTTTCTTGACACTGCAAAGGTTGAGGCAATTGATTTAGTCTCGTTACATTTTTATTCAGACTTTCAGTGGTTGATGGAATTTGGATTGTGTTCTCTAGTTGTATACATAATAACAGAAGTTTACTATGCCTTTTGGCCTAAGAATGAATTGAACATCAGCATGTTATGGTGTCTTCTTGTTGTCATTTTCTGTTTCAGGATATTGATATCTCAAGCTGCAGTTTACTTCAAATCAGAAGAAGGAGGGGAGAGAATCCTTTGTGTAACATTTGGATTTTTCTTCCTGGTTTTAGCCATGGGAATTCTAGTCATAGATGAAAAAATATTAGAATTTGGACTTGAACCAGGATACCAGAATTTCTCTGAAGGCGCTGAATCTTTTCTTAAACAGCAAGGAATTGATTCACAAGGACCAATCACATTTATGACCTTCAAAATAATTCTTGCAATCATATGTTCTATTACTGGTGCCCTGTTAACATTTCCTGGACTGAGATATGCCAAAGTTCATTTAGATACATTaaactatgttaaagaaagtccATTTAAGCAGGCACTGTTACACCTTAATTTTATCATGCCGTTAGTTATAATCTTATTATGGGTAAAACCTGTAGGTCGAGATATTATATGTGCCAAAAACTGGcaggtaaattttaaacttttgcatGAGGATGCATTTGAAGTTGTCCGACTTTCTTTAATTGTGCTGTTGTTTGTACTTCGACTTGTTTTGATGCCGCCGCACATGCAGGCACATTTGAATTTAGCTTACGAACATGTGCAAAGGATGAAAAAAGAAACTGGAAGAATCAGCAATTTGGATCTTCAAAGGATGATTGCTCGTGTGTTTTACTATTTATGTGTAGTAGCTATACAGTATATTTTGCCATGTCTACTTTTACTATTCATGGTATTCCTTCAGAAAACATTAGGTAACTATAGTTGGTCAGATTTAGCTGGAGAAAATGCCCATAATTATTTTGAGGGTAAAAGTATGAGTGCACAAGCAATGTTCACAGAACGAGGAAAAAGCACTGGGGATGCCGTCTCGGACACAACAGCACAGTTCACATGGGCAGTTTCTAATTTACGACAGGTTTTTTCACCGACATGGTACCGTGGTTTGTTTGGATTTCTTACATGGTGGATGACAACGGCTTGGTTTACTAGTACAACATTTGGACTTTATTATTATTCTAAAGTTGCCACACAATGA